The DNA window CGTCCTTGCCCAGCGTCGCGAACAGGCCGTCCCTGCCCGCGGGCGTCGCCAGGGCGGCGGCGACGTCGACGAACAGCCGCCCGCCGGCCTCGTGCATCGGCCGGGGCGTCGTGAGCTGCCACACCGAGAGCCCGAGCGGCTTCATCGCGTCGGTCATCATCTGCTGGTGGCCGACGGAGACGTAGACGTGGTTCTCCTGGTCGCCGCTCTCGGGAACGGGGAACAGAGTGGTGATCGGCCGGCTCTGCACGATGTGGAAGTCGTCGCCGGTCAGGCACCATTCGATGTCCTGCGGGCGGCCGAAGTGCGCCTCGATCCGGCGGCCCAGCCGGGCCAGGGCCACGACCTGGGCGTCCGTCAGGACCGGCCGCGCCTCGTCGGCCGGCGCCGTGGCGCTGACCCGGTCGTCGCGCACCGCGTAGACGTCGCCGGTGACCAGGCCGGACACGAGCGCCTCGCCGAGGCCCCGCACGGCCTGCACCGAGGCGACCTTCCGGTCGGAGGTCACGGGGTCCGCGGTGAACAGGACCCCGGCCGCGTCAGGGACCACCATCCGCTGGACGACCACGGCCATCCGCACCTGACGGTCGTCGAAGCCGTTGCGCCGCCGGTAGGTGACCGCCCGCTCGGTGAACAGCGACGCCCAGCACCTCCGGACGTGCCGGACGATCTCCGCCAGGCCCACGACGTCGAGGTAGGAGTCCTGCTGGCCGGCGAACGACGCGCCCGGCAGGTCCTCGGCGGTCGCGCTGGACCGCACCGCGTACGCGGCTCCCGCGCCGAGCCGGTCGAGCGCGTCGCCGATCTCCGCCACGAGCTCGCCGGGCACCGTGACGTCCTCGACGACACGGCGGACCTCGGCGCTCGCCTCGCGGATCGCCTCGCGGTCGTCAGGATCGACGCGCGCCAGCAGGTCGAGCCGGTCGCCGAACGACGGCGCCGCGGCCACCACCCGGCGGAAGGCGTCCGTCGTGACGCAGAAGCCGTCCGGCACGCGGACGCCGTCGATCCGCGACAGCTCGCCGAGGCCCACTCCCTTGCCGCCGACGTCCGCGATGTTCGTCGAGTCGATCTGCGCGAAACCCAGCACGTAGCCCAATTCGGTTGCTCCATCGTTCGTCCGGTCGGTACGCAACGGGCAAGTATGGAGCACTTTCTGACTTCTCATGAGGGGCGCTGATCTGCTATAGAGTGAAAGGGGATCAAGGATCGCCGCACCAGCCGTTGGCCCGGAACGCCAGGCCCACGACATCGGCCACGGCACCGTCCGCGCAGGCCCGCACCACCGTGCCGGCGGCCGCGCCGACGCCGGGATGGCCGTCCCCGACCGCGACGCCCAAACCGGCCGCCGCGATCACGTCGAAGTCGTTGGGGTTGTCGCCGACGGCCGCCACCTCGTCCAGCGACACCTCGGTCACCCCGGCGGGCAGCTGGAACCGCTGGTCACGCAGCTCCCCGCGAACGATGCCCGGCTCTTCTCGCCCGCCTGGAAGCAGGGAATGCACGGCGCGGAGTCTCGCATCCGACGCCGACAGAAATCGGGGTGAAACGATCCGGACGGTCCGGACAGGTACAGGATGTCGGGACCCCGGACGAGAGAAGGCAGCGTGACTCCCCCTGACCACAAGCGGCGTTTCGAGGTGATCTACGTTGCCAACTATGCCGACATCCTCGCCTATGTCCGGCGACGTACGGAGTCGCCGGACGACGCCGCCGACGCCCTCGCCGAGACGTTCACCACGGCCTGGCGCCGCCTCGACGACATCCCCGAGGGGCGGGACGCGCGGCTGTGGCTGTTCGGCGTGGCCCGCCGCGTGCTGGCCAACGGCCGCCGGGCCGAGTCGCGCCGCGGCGAGCTGGTGGAGCGGCTCGGCCGGGAGCTGGCCGCGTGGGCGGAGCCGGACCGGCCGGGCGGCGCGCTCCCGGGTGTACGGGAGGCGTTCGCGCGGCTGAGCCCCGACGATCGCGAGATCCTCTCGCTGGTCGGCTGGGAGGGGCTGGGCTCGGACGAGGTGGCCACCGTCCTGGGGTGCTCGCGGGGCGCCGCCCGGTTGCGGCTGCACCGCGCCCGTAAACGCCTGGCCAGGGAGTTGCGCGCGGCGGGCATCGACGTCGCTGCCATCGGCCTGCGTGCCATGGAACTGTCGAAGGGAGCGATCTGATGCACGACCTCGACCGCCTGGTGGCGAGCCTCGCCCCCGATCCCGGCCCCGGCATGACGCCGACCGCCAGGGAACTGATGGACGAGATCACCGCGCGCCCGGTCACCGCGCAGGCCCGCGCGCCCCGCCGCCGCCGCGCATGGGCGGCCGTGCCGGTCCTGGCCACGCTGGCGACCCTGTTCTCCTTCGGCGTCGCCCAGGCGCCCGCCTCCGCGGCGCTCGACATCCGGCTCGTGGACGGCGACTACGTGATCACGGTCAAGGACCTGATGGCCGAGCCCGAGGTGTACCAGCGCGAGCTGAAGGCCCGGGGCCTGGACATCACGCTCGCCGTGGTGCCGACCTCCGCCAGCCAGGCCGGGCAGATCTTCGTGCTGCACGACCTGGACCGGCTGCGGGCCGGACAGGCGGTGCCCGCCGAGGGCCCGATCACCACGATCGACGCCCCCGGCTCCTGCGAGCGGTCCGGCGGCTGCCCGATCGGCGTCAAGGTGCCGGCCGACTTCGACAAGAAGGCCCGGATCACGCTCGGCAGGCGGGCCAGGCCCGGCGAGAAGTACAAGATGCCGCCCGGCATCGCCATGCCCGGCGAGCCGCTGCACTGCGTGGCCTACGTCAACAAGACCGTCGCCGAGGTGGCGGCGATGCTGCGCGAGCGTGGCGTGACCCCGGCGTACGTCGCCGACTGGCAGCATGCGCAGCCCTCGGCCCCCGCCGGCTGGTACGTGCACGACGGCGTCATGAGCGCAGACGGCGAGGCGCTCCTGCTGGTCGGGCCCGAGCCGCGCGCCGAGGAGCAGACCTCGGAGCCGCGCTGCTGATCCACCCCGGGGAGCCCCGCGAACGGGGCTCCCCCTGCCGGCGCGGCCCCCGAGCCCGCCGCGCCGGCTCCTCTCACCGCCGCGCGTGCCGTCGCCGCGCGCCTGCGGGCTTCTTCCATCGCCGCGCGTGCCTCTGCCGCGCGCGTGCGGGTTTCTTCCTCCGCCGCGCGTGCCGCTGCCGCGTGCGCGGGCCTCCCCGTGTTCCCCGCCGATCGGATTTCGTGTGCTCCTCGACGCTCCTCCCGCCGTGCTGCCCTCGCGGCGCGGCCCCCTCGCCGGTCACGGCGCGTTCGCCGTGCTGCTCGCCTGCGCGGCCGCGCTGCGCGTGGTGACGATGCTCGGCTACCGCCCGGCCACCCTCTACTGGTACGACTCCTACACCTACCTCGACACCGCCGCGCACCTCGCCCCGTCGGCGGCCTTCCACCCGATCGGCTATCCGCTGCTGCTGCGGGCGCTGCTGCCGTTCCACAGCGTCGAGCTGGTCGTGGCCGTCCAGCACGCGCTCGGCCTGGGCGTCGCCGTGCTGGTGTACGCCGTGCTGCGCCGCAGGTCGCTGCCCGGCTGGGCGGCGGCAGCGGCGACCGTGCCGCCGCTGTTCGACGCCTCGTTCCTGCGGCTGGAGCACGCCGTCCTGTCCGACACCCAATTCATCTTCCTCGTCGTGGCGGGCCTGGCCGTGCTGATGTGGTCGCCGCGCCTGTCCGTACGGGCCGCGACCGTGGCGGGCCTGCTGTTCGCGCTGGCCGCGCTGACCCGGACGATCGCGCTCCCGCTGCTCCTGCTCGTCGTGCTCGTGCTGGCCGTGCGGCGCGCGGGCTGGCGCCGCCTGGCCGCGCTGGGCCTGGCGGGGACGCTGCCGCTGGCCGCGTACGCCGCCTGGTACGCCCAGCACCACGGCCGGTTCGCGCTCAGCGGCGCGGACGGCGTCGCGCTGTGGGCCCGTACGATGACCTTCGCCGACTGCGCCCGTGTCCAGCCGCCGCCCGCCGAGGCCCGGCTCTGCCCCAACGGCACGGAGCTGGACGCCGCCTCCGAGTACGTGTGGGCCCCGGGCTCCTCGCTCAACCTCCTGCCCGGCGACCGTTTCGCCCACAACGGGCTCGCCCGCTCGTTCGCGCTCCGGGCGATCGCCGCCCAGCCGCTCGACTATCTGGGCAAGGTCGTACGGGACACCGCCATCGCCTTCTCCTGGACCCCGATCGCGCATCCCGCCCGCGTCACGCCCGCCTTCGGCTTCAGCCACGGCCGCTGGCCGCTGGCCGCGCAGCCGCTGGCCGCCAAGGTCCAGCGTGAGTACGACCCGGACCTGCGCGGCATGCGTTCGGTGTCGCCGTACGCGGACTTCCTCGTCGCCTACCAGTACGTCGCCTACCTGCGCGGCCCCCTGCTGGGCGCGATCCTGCTGCTCGGCGGGGTGGCCGCGGCGCTGCGGCCCGCCGTGGCGCTGCTGCCGTGGGCGGTCGCGGTGGGCCTGCTGGTCGGCCCGGTCGCCGTCCTGGACTTCGACCACCGCTATGTCCTGCCCGTCGTCCCGGTCGCCTGCCTGGCGGCCGCTCTGGCGTTCAGCCGTCGCGACGGGTCGCCGGGGGCGCGGTGGAGTCGCGGATGACGAGCTGCGCGCCGACCCGGCAGGCCCGCCCGTTGCGCGCCTCCTGGGCGCCGTCGCGGGCGCCGTCGGCGTGCTCATCGGCAGCGACCACTGCTGCTACGACGTGGCGCAGAAGCAGTCGCGCCGCTCCGACGTGCGCGCCATGCCGAACGGCCTGCCGGGCGTGGAGACCCGGCTGCCGGTCATCTTCTCGGAGTTCGTCGCGGGCGGCCCGGCCGGCCTGCCCGGGCGGGGCCGGCTCCGCCGCCGCGCCGGTGTCACCCGGTCGCGGGCTGGAGCAGGCCCTCCTCCTCCGCGGCCTGCCGGTCGTAGGCGGAGCGCGCGGCGGAGATCTCCTGCTGGTGCTCCTCCGTCCAGACCACCAGCGACTTGATCACCTCGTGCAGGGAGATGCCGAGCGGCGTCAGCTCGTAGTCCACCCGGGGCGGCACCACCGGGTAGACGGTCCGCCTGACCAGCCCGTCCCGCTCCAGCCGGCGCAGCGTGACGGTGAGCATCCGCTGGCTCACGCCGTCCACGGCGCGGCGCAGCTCGGTGAACCGCATCGTCCTCCTGTCGAGCAGGGCGATCACCAGCAGCGACCACTTGTCCGCCACGCGGTCGAGGATGTGCCGCACGTCGCAGTCCGCCCGGACGTCCCACTGCCTGGCCTCGTCGTCCTCGGTTCCCGTGCAGTAACCCGGTGCCTTTGAAGTGCCTTCTTCCATAGCTCTCCATGGTGACGCAAGATTCCTTCGTTACGAAAGAGAACCATTGGAGAGGTTCCTGTGTCCACCACCGTTCAACCCCCGTCGGCCTCGCTGAGGATGACCCCGCGCGCCTGGGGAACGCTGTTCGTCCTGTGCGGAGCGATCTTCCTGGAGGGCATCAACGTCGCCATGCTCAACGTGGCGCTGCCCGCCATCCGGGCCGACCTCGGCCTGTCCACCGGCGAGCTGCAGTGGGTGATCAGCGCCTACGTCCTGGGCTACGGCGGGTTCATGCTGGTCGGCGGCAGGGCCGCCGACCTGTTCGGCCGCCGCCGCATGTTCCTGGCCTGGCTCGCGATCTTCCTTGTCGTCTCCGCCCTGGGCGGCATGGCCGGCGAGGGCTGGCAGCTCATCGCCGCCCGCTTCGTGGCCGGCGTCGCCGCGGCGGTCATGACCCCGGCCGGACTGTCGATCATCACCACCAGCTTCGCCGAAGGACCGCCGCGCAACCAGGCGCTCCTCGTCTACTCCGGCACCGCGGCGGGCGGCTTCTCGCTCGGGCTGGTCCTCGGGGGCCTGCTGGCCGCCGTCGACTGGCGGCTGGTGCTGTTCGCGCCCGCCGTGCTGGCGCTGATCGTCCTCCTGCTGGCCGTGCCGCTGATTCCCGCCGCCCCGGCCGAACGCCCCGGCGACCGGCGCGTGGACGTGCTCGGCGCGGTCACCGTCACCGCCGCCATCATGCTGCTGGTCCTCGGCGTCGAGCGGGCCGCCCACGCCGACGCCGCCTCGACCGCCGTCACCGTCGCGGCGGGGCTCGCCCTTCTCGGCCTGTTCGTGGTGGTCGAGCGCAGGTCCGCCGTTCCGCTCCTGCGGCTGGGCCTCCTGCGCTCCGGGCCGCTGGTCCGGGCCAACCTGGCCGGCCTGCTGTTCGCCGGGGCCTTCTTCGGCTTCCAGTTCATCGCGGTACTGTACCTGCAGGAGCTGCGGGGCTGGAGCTCGCTGCAGACCAGCCTGGCCATGCTGGCCGTCGGCGCGGACGCCGTCCTCGCCCCGACCCTCACGCCCCGGCTGGTCAACCGCTTCGGCAACGCGAAGGTCATCGTGGCGGGGCTGCTCCTGGCCGTGCTGTCCTACGTCCTGTTCCTGCCCATCGGCCCGGACACCGTCTACCTCGCGATGTTCCCCACCATGATCGTCCTCGGGGTGGCGTTCGCCCTCGCCTACGGGCCGCTGACCATCGTCGCGACCGACGGCGTGGCGGAGAGCGAGCAGGGAGTGGCCGGCGGGCTGCTCTACACCTCCTTCCAGTTCGGCGCCGCGCTCGGGCTCGCCGCCAGCACCGCCGTCATCGTCGCCACCACGGCGGGCGGCGCGGCGGATGGCACGGCGGGCATGCTCGACGGCTATCGCGCCGCCCTGGCCGTGCCCATCGCCGCCGCGGTCCTGGCCGCCGCCGTCAGCGCCTTCGGCCTGCGCAGGAAGGCGCCGGCCCGATGACCGGCGCCGCGGAACCCTCATAGGGGCGGCGCGCCACCCCCTCCTTGTGTAGGCTGCCTATATATAGACAGCCTACGCTTAGGACGGGTCATGGGACGCACGAACCGCAACCTGCTGGTATGGCTGCACGTGCTGACGTCGGTGGGCTGGATGAGCCAGGCACTCGCCCTGTTCACCCTGAACGTGTACGGCATGGCCACGGGCGACCGCAACGCCTACGTGATGGCGGAACTGCTCGACGAGAACGTGCTGGTGCACCTGGCCAACGGGTCGATCTTCACCGGCTTCATGCTCTCGGCGCTCACCCGGTGGGGCTACTTCCAGTACTGGTGGGTGCTGCTGAAGTCCGTCATCTCGCTGGTCCAGCTCAACGTCGCCATCCTCCTGCTCGGCCCCGCGCTGACCGCCCTCGCCGAGGGCGGGACCGCGCCCACCCCGGCGATGCCCGTGGGCACGCTGCTCATGGCCTCGGCCATCGCCTTCCAAGGGTGGCTCTCGATCGCCAAACCGTGGAAACGCACCCCCTGGACCGCCAAGCCCGTGCCGTCGCCCGCGCCGCCCGCCTGGTTCCCGTACGTCGTCCTCGCGGTGCCCGTGGCCGACTTCGCGCTCGCCCTGCTCGTCTTCGGCAACCCGGCCCCGATCTTCTTCGTTCTCACGGCGGTCGGCTACCCCTTCTGGCGTTCCCGCCACCTCGCGCCCGCCCCGGCCTCCGGGTGACGACGGACGCGTTCCGCGCCGCTGGGCCTCTCAGGCGGGGCACGGGGCCATGGCCGACGCGGTCAACGGCGGGTAGCTCCCGCCGCCCGCCCGCTCGGCCGCGTCGATGTAGCCGGCGAGGGCCTCACGGGATCGGGCCAGCCTGCCGAGCTGATCGTCCAGCCGCCGCAGCCGTGACCGCATCGCCGCCAGCAGCTCGGGACAGCCGATCAGTTCCGGGGCCTCTCCGGTCGCGCAGGGCAGCAGGTACGCGATGTCCTCCGACGACAGGCCCGCGCCGAGCAGGTGCCGGATCTGCCTCACTCGCAGCACGGCGTCCTCGTCGTACTCGCGGTAACCGTTCGCGCCCCGTGCGGGCCGCAGCAGGCCCTGCGCCTCGTAGTAGCGCAACTGGTGGGTGTGCACGCCCGTCCTGCGGCTCAGTTCCCCGATCAGCATCCCGAACCTCGCTTGACCTTCATACCGGTGTCAACGTCGACGATGCTGCCATGAACCGCACCACCGAAACACCTGTGACCGTCGTCGGGCTCGGGCTCATGGGCCGGGCACTCGCCGGGGCGTTCCTCAAGGCCGGGCACCCCACGACCGTGTGGAACCGTACGCCCTCCAAGGCCGGCCCGCTGGTGGCCGAGGGCGCGCGGCCGGCGGCGACGGCGGGCGACGCGCTCCGCGCGGGCCCCCTGACGATCATCTGCCTCACCGACTACCCCGCCGTGCGCGAGCTGCTCGGCGCGCACGAGAACGCGCTGGACGGCACCACGCTGATCAACCTCACCTCCGGCGACTCCGCCCAGGCCCGGGACACCGCCTGCTGGGCCGGGCAGCGCGGTGCCCGCTACCTCGACGGCGCCATCATGGCCGTCCCCCCGGCGATCGGGACCGCCGAGGCGGAGATCCTGCTCAGCGGGCCACGGCCGGACTTCGAGGCGCACCGGCCGGCGCTCGGCGCGCTCGGCACCGTCACCCACCTCGGCGCGGACCACGGGCTGGCGTCCCTGTACGACGTGGCCGGCCTCGCCATGATGTGGAGCGTGCTGAACGGCTGGCTCCAGGGCACGGCCCTGGTCGGGACGGCCGGCGTCGACGCCGCGACGTACGCGCCGTTCGCCCGGCGGATCGCGGCCCTGGTCGCCGAGTGGCTGCCCGGGTACGCCGAGCAGATCGACAGCGGCTCCTTCCCCGCCGAGGTGTCGGCCCTGGAGACCGACGCGCGGGCGATGAGCCACCTCATCGAGGAGAGCGAGGCGGTGGGGGTCGACGCCGGGCTGCCGAGGCTGTTCAAGGCGATGGCCGACCGCGCGATCGCCGCCGGCCACGGCGGTGAGCAGTACCCCGTGCTCATCGAGGAGTTCACCACGCCGCGAGCCGCCACCGATGATCATCGGCGATAAGGTACGCCGGTGGACAACCTGGAAAGCCTCGTCATCACCCGCAGGTTACGCGTGCCCCTCGACCCCGCCCCCGGGACCTCCCGGCCGGGCCGGGGCGAGGCGGCGGCCCGCCGGCTCGACGCCGCGCTGCTGAGCGCCGGCTTCACCTGCTCGCCGGCGCTGCTGGAACGGCTGTCGCGGCTGCCCGGGGAGAGCGTGATCGACCTCGGCGCACGGATCCTGGCCGCCGTCCGCCACCTGGCAGGCGACCACGTACGGCACAACGCCTACTTCATCGACTTCCCCCGCAACGTCCCCGACACGGCCGAGTTCTGGGCGGGCCTGCTGCGGCGGGCGCTGCCCGACCCGGACGCCTCCGCCCAGGCGGTCACGCCGCGGACCCTGAACCTGCTCACCCTGCCCGGCTACGGCCGCTACCCGCACACCCACGCCGACCTGGTGGCCGCGCACGCCGAGCTGATCCCGCTGGCCGGCGACCGCGTCACCGTGCTGGACCTGGGCGGCGACCTGCGGTCGGAGGCACGCGAGCTGTACCTCTCGCTCGCGGGCTCACAGGTGCCGCTGCCGGCCGAGGACCTGACCGCGCTGCGCGAACTGGCCGCGTACTGCGCCGGGCACTGCCCGGAGCTCGCCGCCGCTGAGGCGCCGGAGACCGTGCCGGTGCGGGAGAACCGCGCCGTCGTCAACGAGGCACGCCTGGCCGCGGGCCTGCCGCTGCTCGTGGACACCGTGACCGACGTGCTCCGCCTGGCCTGCGGCGCCTCCGGCGGCGACGTCACGCTGGCCACCGCCACCAGGTTCCGCTCCTTCCGCCGGGCCGAGCGCCGCGCCCTGCTGCGCGCCCTGGACGCCGTCGCCACGCAGGCCGCGCTGGGCGAGGTGCCCCGCCTGCGCGAGCAGTGGAAGCGGCTCGGCGAACGCCTGCACCCGCACGAGTACCCGCACCTGCCGCGCGCGGCGCACGTCTTCGACGTCGCCCGCGGCGAGCTCCGGGCGCGCGGGCTCGGCAGCCGGGTGGAGGAGGCGCTCGCGGCCGGGCGCACGCAGGAGGCGGCCGAGCTGCTGTCGGGCTCGCCCGGCGCGCTGCTGCGCCGCCTGGACCACCTGCTGCGCACCGGCACCGAGCAGGAGCGGGTGCTGGCGGCGGCCGCGACGGCGGCGCGGGCCGCGTCCGGCCGGGTGCTGCTGTCGCTGCGCGAGCACCTGCACAACCGGCTCGCCCCCGCCGCCGGGCGGGTCTTCGTCAACCGGCACGGCCGGGCCTGGACGAGCGCCGACACCCGCCCGCCGCTCGCCCCCGACGTGCTGTCGCAGGTCGCGGAGCTCCTGGACGAGGAGATCACGCGGCGGCTGCCCGACCTCGGCAGGGTCGTCGTCGAGCCCGCCATGCTCGACGTCGCGCTGCCGCTGTCGGCCAAGGCGGTCGTGCCCGGGCTCGGCATGCTGCCGCGCGGCTCGCTGTCGCCGGTCGAGGGGGAGCTGCTGCGCTTCTTCGTCCACTGGCGGCAGGCCGGGCGGCGCACCGACTACGACCTGTCGGCGCTCATGCTGGACGAGGAGTACGGCGACCCCGAGTACGTCTCGTGGACGAACTACACCAACGACTTCGCCACGTACTCCGGAGACCTCACCTCCGCGCCCGACGGCGCGAGCGAGTTCATCGACATCGACCTCGGCCGGGCCACCCGCCCGGTCATCGTCCCCCAGGTCAACATCTACGCCGGCGAGCCGTTCGACGAGGCCGCCGAGGCCTTCTTCGGCTTCATGACCAGGGACGCCGCGCAGCAGGGCCTGCCGTTCGAGCCGCGTACGGTGCGGATGAAGTCCGACCTGCGCGGCGCGGGACGCGTCGCGCTGCCGCTGGTGTTCCTGCGCGGCGGCGACGGCGGCTGGCGGGCCAAGTGGCTGCACCTCTACCTGAAGGGCCACCCCGCCTTCAACCAGGTGGAGGGCAACCGGGTGAGCACGGCCCTGCTGGTGCGCTCGATCGTCGAGCGCGACCACCTGACGGTGCGCTACCTGACCGGCCTGCTGGCCCGCAGGGGCTCGACCGGCGAGCGCACCACCTACCTCGGCCTGCGGGCGCCCGCCGACGCGCCGCAGGGCGCCACCGTCCACACGCCGGCGACACTGCACGAGCTGATCCCCGCCTGATAGGATGAAGATCGCGAGGCCATGGGAGGGCTTCCTTCTCTTTCTTTCGAAAAGATCATCCAGCCTTCCCGCTCTCCTCGCCTCAGCTTCCTAGCGCGCCGCGTCCAGGACCGGTTTCACGTCGACGATCGGCGTGCCGTCCACGGCCTCCAGCCCGGCCACCCGGACGCGCAGCCCGTCGGCCGCGAGCACCCGCACCCGGTGCAGCCCGACAGGGTTGGGCCGGTCGGCGGAGCGGGTGCTGAAGACCCCCGTCAGCGGGTTGCGCGGGTCGTCGCGCGGATGCACAGCCGTCACGGTCCGGTCGGCGAGGTGCAGCCACGTCAGGACGAACACCTCGTCACCGGCCGCCAGATCGGCGATCCCCTCCGCCATCGCGGGCTCGAACACCAGCCAGGCGTCCGGAGCGCCCTCCACGCCCTGCTTCGGGGCGCTCGCCCGGTCCTCCAGCGGCGACTCGACCGCTCCGATCGGCCTGATCTCGTACGTCATGATCCCTCCTTATCGCAGAGCACGCCCGGTGCGCCAGAGCCAAGATTATTCCTTGACACGAATATTCTCTGTGGTGAATGATTCTCGGCATGGACGCGATCCTCACCGCACTCGCCGACCCGGCCCGCTGGCGCCTCGTGGGCCTGCTGGCCGAACGGCCCCGGCCCGTCGGAGTCCTCGCCCAGCTCGCCGGGGCCCGCCAGCCCCAGACGACCAAGCACCTGCAAAGCCTTGAACGCGCCGGCCTCGTCACCTCCCAGCGCTCCGGCCAGCGCCGCGTCTACGCGCTGCGCCCCGGGCCGCTACGGGAGCTGGCGGACGCCCTCACCCGGCTGGCCGACACCGCGGACCAGGCCGGCGGCTCCCACGAGACCTACGACCGCTACGGGCTCAACGTCCACGCCGAACGGCTCGCCGCCCAGGCGCCGGGCTGGGCCGACGGCCGCTCGTTCACCTTCCACCGGTCCCTGGCCGGGCGGCCGGAGGAGGTCTGGCGGCACCTGACCGAGGCCGACCTGCTCGCCCGCTGGTGGACGCCGGAGGACCTGCGCGTCTCCGAGCTCGTCTTCGAGGCCCGGCCGGGCGGCCGGATCGTCCACGAGTACCGCGACGCCGAGGACGCCGACGGCTCCGACCTGGTCGTCGGGCGGGCGCGCGGAGTGGTCGACGACGTACGGCCGCACGAGCGCCTGGCCTACCGGCTCTCCCCCGAGCTCCCCGACGGCACCCGCGCCTTCACCGCCCACCTCGACCTCGGCCTCCGGCCCACCGGCACCGGCACGGACCTCGACGTCCACTTCCGGATCACCGACAGCGCCGTCGAGTCCGCGGACTTCGTGGCGGGCATCGAGATCGGCTACGGCCAGAGCCTCGACAAGCTCGCCGCGACCCTCGCCACCCCCCGCACCACCGCCGACAACCCCAGGAGCACGACATGACCGAAACGACCGACCCGACCGACCTGACCGGCCGCAAGGTGACCGCGAACCTGAGCCTCACCCTCGACGGGCGCTACCACGGCCCCGGCGGGCCAGGCGACTTCGCCGCCTTCGCCCCCTACGTGACCAGCGAGGTCGCGCGCGACCACATGAACCGCATCTGGGAGAACGCGACGACGGCACTGCTCGGCCGGGTCAACGCCGAGGGGTTCATGGGCTACTGGTCCTCGGTCGCCGAGGACGACGACGCCGAACCGCGTGATCGCGGATACGCTACCTGGCTGGTCGGCACGGAGAAGGTGGTCCTGTCGACCACCCTGACCGAGGCGCCGTGGGAGCGCACCCGCGTGGTCAACGCCCCCGCGGCCGACGTCGTCACCGAACTGAAGGCCGCCGGCGCGGGCGACATCCTCGTCAACAGCAGCGCCAGCGTCATCAAGCCGCTCCTGGCGGCCGACCTGCTCGACCGGCTCTACCTCATGATCTTCCCGGAGATCGCCGGAGGCGGGCAGCGGCTGTTCGACGACGGCCTGCCGGCCTCCACGTGGAGACTCACCCACCAGGAGTGCGGAGAACTCGGCGAGATCGCCCTGGTCTACGACCGCGTCCGCTAGAAGGGCCGCCGGGCCGACTTGTGATCATCTGCCGCCGTTCGCGACATCTTCGCATGATTACTGTCAGTAGTGGGAATGGCGCTATCCGTATCAATAAGGGGCCACCTAGCCCCACTTATGCCTACTTTGCGGGAACTGGAGGCACTCACGATGCGGACCGGCGGCACCCTACTCCTCAGCGCCTGCACGGCGGTGCTGCTCCTGACCGCCGCGTGCGCCCCCGACGCCCCACCGCCCCAGCAGCAGCGGCGGGGCGTCCCCGCCCGGCTGCTGATCACGCCCGGCGACGGCACACGGAAGGTGGCCCCCGACACCGGCATCAACGTCAAGGTCACCGACGGCCAGGTCACCGGCGTCATCGTCACCGACCCCGGCGGCCGCCAGATCAGCGGCACCACCGGCACCGACGGGACCTGGCGGCCCCAGTGGCCGCTGAAGCCGTCCACGGCCTACACCGTGCGCGTGCAGGCCGTCGGCACCGACGGCAAGCAGGTCACCGAGCGGGCCACGTTCACCACCCTCAAACCGGCACGGGTGCTGGACGGCGGCATGTCACCGCTGGACGGGGAGCGCGTCGGCGTCGGAATGCCGATCCAGCTCCAGCTGTCGAGACCGGTCACCGGACGCGAGGAGCGCGCCGCGGTCGAGCGCGCCCTGACGGTGGAGATGTCCAAGCCCGTCGAGGGCTCCTGGAGCTGGGTGAGCGACCGC is part of the Nonomuraea coxensis DSM 45129 genome and encodes:
- a CDS encoding HAD family hydrolase, whose product is MHSLLPGGREEPGIVRGELRDQRFQLPAGVTEVSLDEVAAVGDNPNDFDVIAAAGLGVAVGDGHPGVGAAAGTVVRACADGAVADVVGLAFRANGWCGDP
- a CDS encoding MFS transporter translates to MSTTVQPPSASLRMTPRAWGTLFVLCGAIFLEGINVAMLNVALPAIRADLGLSTGELQWVISAYVLGYGGFMLVGGRAADLFGRRRMFLAWLAIFLVVSALGGMAGEGWQLIAARFVAGVAAAVMTPAGLSIITTSFAEGPPRNQALLVYSGTAAGGFSLGLVLGGLLAAVDWRLVLFAPAVLALIVLLLAVPLIPAAPAERPGDRRVDVLGAVTVTAAIMLLVLGVERAAHADAASTAVTVAAGLALLGLFVVVERRSAVPLLRLGLLRSGPLVRANLAGLLFAGAFFGFQFIAVLYLQELRGWSSLQTSLAMLAVGADAVLAPTLTPRLVNRFGNAKVIVAGLLLAVLSYVLFLPIGPDTVYLAMFPTMIVLGVAFALAYGPLTIVATDGVAESEQGVAGGLLYTSFQFGAALGLAASTAVIVATTAGGAADGTAGMLDGYRAALAVPIAAAVLAAAVSAFGLRRKAPAR
- a CDS encoding RNA polymerase sigma factor encodes the protein MTPPDHKRRFEVIYVANYADILAYVRRRTESPDDAADALAETFTTAWRRLDDIPEGRDARLWLFGVARRVLANGRRAESRRGELVERLGRELAAWAEPDRPGGALPGVREAFARLSPDDREILSLVGWEGLGSDEVATVLGCSRGAARLRLHRARKRLARELRAAGIDVAAIGLRAMELSKGAI
- a CDS encoding NAD(P)-dependent oxidoreductase → MNRTTETPVTVVGLGLMGRALAGAFLKAGHPTTVWNRTPSKAGPLVAEGARPAATAGDALRAGPLTIICLTDYPAVRELLGAHENALDGTTLINLTSGDSAQARDTACWAGQRGARYLDGAIMAVPPAIGTAEAEILLSGPRPDFEAHRPALGALGTVTHLGADHGLASLYDVAGLAMMWSVLNGWLQGTALVGTAGVDAATYAPFARRIAALVAEWLPGYAEQIDSGSFPAEVSALETDARAMSHLIEESEAVGVDAGLPRLFKAMADRAIAAGHGGEQYPVLIEEFTTPRAATDDHRR
- a CDS encoding winged helix-turn-helix transcriptional regulator, which gives rise to MEEGTSKAPGYCTGTEDDEARQWDVRADCDVRHILDRVADKWSLLVIALLDRRTMRFTELRRAVDGVSQRMLTVTLRRLERDGLVRRTVYPVVPPRVDYELTPLGISLHEVIKSLVVWTEEHQQEISAARSAYDRQAAEEEGLLQPATG
- a CDS encoding MerR family transcriptional regulator, which produces MLIGELSRRTGVHTHQLRYYEAQGLLRPARGANGYREYDEDAVLRVRQIRHLLGAGLSSEDIAYLLPCATGEAPELIGCPELLAAMRSRLRRLDDQLGRLARSREALAGYIDAAERAGGGSYPPLTASAMAPCPA